A DNA window from Centroberyx gerrardi isolate f3 chromosome 3, fCenGer3.hap1.cur.20231027, whole genome shotgun sequence contains the following coding sequences:
- the LOC139910083 gene encoding metal transporter CNNM1-like: MAAEDAAARSRTGAFLSHRAPLSPSRLLLLSLSACSLLPAPALGLLGFRPEETGAELSVEDGVLKATEGTRFMLRVYYSTSPQRLNRTAGTRANNAAPWIAFIEEPTPGREGQVHPKRNMCMDKNARTSDIEVLGSFKSASSQNSVLVELLAKDLRRGEKIKHYSMCAFDGSKWEHYRTRDFWVAVVERSAVPDLWLQVLVSVLLLGLSALFSGLNLSLLALDPVELQVLQNSGTDKEQNYARKIESVRRHGNYVLCTLLLGNALINASLAVWMCQILGMTWLSTVICAFGIFFIGEILPHSVASRHGLAIASKTIWVTRLLMVLSFPISYPISKLLDLILHQEISNFYTREKLLEMLRVTDPYHDLVKEELNIIQGALELRTKTVEDVLTPLTDCFMLASDVVLDFNTMSEIMQSGYTRIPVFENERSNIVDILFVKDLAFVDPDDCTPLKTITQFYKHPLHCVFNDTKLDAMLEEFKKGKSHLAIVQRVNNEGEGDPFYEVMGIVTLEDVIEEIIKSEILDETDLYTDNRTKRRVSHHERKQQDFSIFKLSENEMKVKISPQLLLATHRFLSTEVEPFKPAHLSEKILLRLIKHPSVVQELKFDEKNKRAPQHFLFQRNKPVDYFILVLQGRVEVEFGKEALRFENGAFAYYGVPAIMPTVHRSPSRSSGLDRSDSMLYGGSMGQLNGGGSVYLPDYSVRQLTHLQVIKITRSHYQNALTATRMDSSPQTPDADGRAAEGSTPTPDPPAPEHPATLMPPREPGRPGSARTRGQQSSVPHSTSLLNEKNRIVRSKSDGQKSPSDSVFLRMDEIPYIREDRSESDGNTDSASVPIETDTSPFISTLSLSGSEDTLGKKLLLKLSHKKRKKSREGEKTPEDISEQPLVKT; the protein is encoded by the exons ATGGCTGCGGAGGATGCGGCCGCCCGGTCCCGGACCGGAGCCTTCCTCTCCCACCGGGCTCCGCTGTCTCCATCCCgcctgctgctcctctccctctccgcctgCTCGCTGCTCCCCGCCCCGGCACTCGGCTTGCTCGGCTTTCGGCCGGAGGAGACCGGGGCGGAGCTGTCCGTGGAGGACGGGGTGCTGAAAGCCACCGAGGGGACCCGCTTCATGCTGCGGGTCTACTACTCCACCTCCCCGCAGAGGCTCAACCGCACCGCGGGGACTCGGGCAAATAACGCCGCGCCCTGGATCGCCTTCATCGAGGAGCCAACTCCCGGGAGAGAGGGACAAGTTCACCCGAAGCGGAACATGTGCATGGACAAGAACGCCAGGACGTCCGATATTGAGGTTTTAGGCTCTTTCAAGTCGGCTTCCAGCCAAAACTCGGTGCTGGTGGAGCTGCTAGCCAAGGACCTGCGGAGGGGAGAGAAGATCAAACACTACTCCATGTGCGCCTTCGACGGATCCAAATGGGAACACTATCGGACCCGGGATTTCTGGGTGGCCGTGGTGGAGCGCTCGGCGGTCCCGGACCTCTGGCTGCAGGTTCTGGTGTCCGTCCTGCTGCTCGGCCTGTCGGCTCTGTTCAGCGGGCTGAACCTGAGCCTGCTGGCGCTGGACCCGGTGGAGCTGCAGGTCCTCCAGAACAGCGGCACCGACAAGGAGCAGAACTACGCGCGGAAAATCGAGTCTGTGCGTCGGCACGGTAACTACGTCCTCTGCACTTTACTCCTGGGCAACGCGCTGATCAACGCCTCCCTGGCCGTGTGGATGTGCCAGATCCTGGGCATGACCTGGCTCTCCACGGTCATCTGCGCCTTCGGCATCTTCTTCATCGGGGAGATCCTTCCTCACTCCGTTGCGTCGCGTCACGGCCTCGCCATCGCCTCCAAAACCATCTGGGTGACACGGCTGCTGATGGTGCTCTCCTTCCCCATCTCCTACCCCATCAGCAAGCTGCTGGACCTCATCCTGCACCAGGAGATCTCCAACTTCTACACCAGGGAGAAACTCCTGGAGATGCTGCGCGTCACCGACCCGTACCACGACCTGGTCAAAGAAGAGCTCAACATCATCCAGGGAGCGCTGGAGCTGCGCACCAAAACCGTGGAGGACGTCCTGACGCCGCTGACCGACTGCTTCATGCTGGCCTCGGACGTGGTGCTGGACTTCAACACCATGTCGGAGATCATGCAGAGCGGATACACGCGGATACCGGTGTTTGAGAACGAGCGGTCCAACATCGTGGACATCCTGTTCGTCAAGGATCTGGCGTTCGTGGACCCGGACGACTGCACCCCGCTGAAGACCATCACCCAGTTCTACAAACACCCGCTGCACTGCGTCTTCAACGACACCAAGCTGGACGCCATGCTGGAAGAGTTCAAGAAAG GGAAGTCCCACCTGGCCATCGTGCAGCGGGTGAACAACGAGGGCGAGGGCGACCCGTTCTACGAGGTGATGGGCATCGTCACGCTGGAGGACGTCATCGAGGAGATCATCAAGTCCGAGATCCTGGACGAGACGGACCTCTaca CTGATAACCGTACGAAGCGGCGTGTTTCCCACCATGAGCGGAAGCAGCAGGACTTCTCCATCTTCAAGCTGTCAGAGAACGAGATGAAAGTGAAGATTTCTCCTCAGCTTCTGTTGGCAACGCACCGCTTCCTCTCCACAG agGTGGAGCCCTTTAAGCCGGCTCACCTGTCAGAGAAGATCTTGCTGCGGTTGATCAAACACCCCAGCGTGGTTCAGGAGCTCAAGTTTGATGAGAAGAACAAGCGAGCGCCGCAGCACTTCCTGTTCCAACGCAACAAACCGGTGGACTACTTCATCCTGGTGCTGCAG GGCCGAGTCGAGGTGGAGTTCGGTAAGGAGGCGCTGAGGTTCGAGAATGGAGCGTTTGCCTACTATGGGGTGCCTGCCATCATGCCaacag TCCACAGATCCCCCTCCCGCAGCAGCGGGTTGGACCGCTCCGACTCCATGCTGTATGGGGGAAGCATGGGCCAGCTCAACGGAGGGGGGAGCGTCTACCTGCCCGACTACTCTGTCAGACAGCTCACACACCTGCAGGTCATCAAG ATCACGCGGAGCCACTACCAGAACGCTCTGACGGCCACCAGGATGGACAGCTCTCCTCAGACGCCCGACGCCGACGGCCGGGCGGCCGAGGGCAGCACCCCGACCCCGGACCCCCCCGCCCCAGAGCACCCCGCCACCCTCATGCCCCCCAGGGAGCCCGGCCGGCCCGGCTCCGCCCGCACCCGGGGACAGCAGTCCAGCGTCCCGCACAGCACCTCGCTGCTGAACGAGAAGAACCGCATCGTCC GCAGTAAGTCAGACGGCCAGAAGAGTCCCAGTGATTCAGTGTTTCTGAGGATGGATGAGATCCCCTACATCAGAGAGGATCGCTCAGAGAGCGATGGAAACACCG actcgGCCTCTGTTCCCATAGAAACGGACACGTCTCCCTTCATCAGCACCCTGTCGCTGAGCGGCTCAGAGGACACACTGGGCAAGAAACTCCTGCTCAAACTCA GTcacaagaagaggaaaaagtctcgtgaaggagagaaaacacCGGAGGACATTTCAGAACAGCCGCTGGTGAAAAcctag